In Thunnus thynnus chromosome 4, fThuThy2.1, whole genome shotgun sequence, a genomic segment contains:
- the stau1 gene encoding double-stranded RNA-binding protein Staufen homolog 1 isoform X3, with protein sequence MSQLQFQCPASPMPAASAPLQLGQPQPGYSIPCASGTLPSESASQPIRSSALPAGSATPYNTTTVSNMANPKEKTPMCLVNELARFNKIQPEYKLLCEQGPAHSKIFSVRLTLGDQHWEAEGTSIKKAQHSAAASALAETTLPKPTMRTPRNTADGMTHTMELNALCMKLGKKPMFKPIDPYPGMRPPNFNYNVRAPGPYQRSMQQYYYPFPPVGPMLYHMELSIGGQQFIGKGRTRQLAKHDAAAKAMKVLQKEPILQQLPVMNGEPEEENLNKSEISQVFEIALKRNLPVNFEVLKEEGPPHMKSFVVRVTVGEFTGEGEGKSKKIAKKLAAAAVLGELKRLPHIPSVEKTLPRIKKKPKSIIKLQTSPEYGQGMNPISRLAQIQQAKKEKEPEYSMVTERGLPRRREFVMQVTVCGQSAEGMGPSKKVAKRNAAEKMLELLGYKVPQPQPPKPALKTDEKTPVKKPGDGRKVTFFEPGSVEEVALGSKEEDFRLPYMSHQQLPAGILPMVPEVAQAVGACQGSQAKDYSRALPNPGKATITAMIANELLYAGTSLTAETILKNKNNMTQLPHGPLTRPSEQLSFLASVQGLQVEYKDFPKNNKNEFVSLINCSSQPPLISHGIGKDVESCHDMAALNILKLLSELDQQLNERTGNGPVSGCGKQEIEGDLHLKQANSSTLAQTLDGTV encoded by the exons ATGTCCCAGCTCCAGTTTCAGTGTCCGGCTAGCCCCATGCCCGCTGCTTCTGCCCCACTGCAGCTGGGGCAGCCACAGCCTGGCTACAGCATCCCTTGTGCCTCAGGCACACTACCCTCGGAGAGCGCCAGCCAGCCCATCAGGAGCTCCGCTCTCCCTGCGGGCTCAGCCACTCCCTACAATACCACCACAG taTCTAACATGGCAAACCCTAAAGAGAAGACCCCCATGTGTTTGGTGAATGAGTTAGCCCGTTTCAACAAGATCCAACCTGAATATAAGCTACTTTGTGAGCAAGGACCAGCTCACTCCAAG ATTTTCTCAGTGAGGCTCACACTGGGAGATCAGCACTGGGAGGCAGAGGGGACCAGCATCAAGAAAGCCCAGCATTCCGCTGCTGCATCTGCCCTCGCTGAGACGACACTCCCCAAGCCCACCATGAGGACACCCCGCAACACAG CAGATGGCATGACACATACCATGGAGTTGAATGCACTATGTATGAAGCTTGGTAAGAAGCCTATGTTTAAACCCATCGACCCATACCCGGGCATGAGACCACCAAACTTCAACTACAATGTCCGGGCTCCAGGGCCTTACCAGCGCTCTATGCAACA GTACTACTATCCGTTTCCACCAGTTGGACCAATGTTATACCACATGGAGCTATCCATCGGAGGCCAGCAGTTTATTGGGAAAGGACGCACGCGGCAGTTAGCCAAACATGACGCTGCTGCCAAGGCCATGAAAGTTCTGCAGAAAGAGCCAATATTGCAACAGTTGCCAGTG ATGAATGGAGAGCCCGAGGAAGAGAATCTCAACAAATCAGAAATCAGTCAAGTGTTTGAAATTGCACTAAAGCGCAACTTACCTGTAAACTTTGAG GTTTTAAAGGAAGAAGGCCCCCCACACATGAAGAGTTTTGTGGTGCGTGTTACAGTCGGGGAGTTCACTGGAGAGGGCGAGGGAAAGAGTAAAAAGATTGCCAAGaagctggcagcagcagcagtgctggGGGAGTTGAAGAGGCTACCCCATATACCCAGTGTGGAAAAGACGCTGCCACGCATCAAGAAGAAACCCAAATCCATCATCAAG CTGCAGACCAGCCCAGAATACGGTCAGGGTATGAACCCCATCAGCCGTCTGGCTCAGATCCAGCAGGCCAAGAAGGAGAAGGAGCCAGAGTACAGCATGGTGACAGAGAGAGGTCTACCGCGGCGCCGGGAGTTCGTCATGCAG GTGACAGTGTGTGGCCAGTCTGCAGAGGGTATGGGACCTAGCAAAAAGGTGGCCAAGAGGAACGCAGCAGAGAAAATGCTGGAGCTCTTGGGATATAAAGTGCCTCAGCCTCAACCCCCCAAACCGGCACTCAAAACTGATGAGAAG ACCCCTGTAAAAAAACCTGGTGATGGGCGCAAAGTGACCTTCTTTGAACCTGGCTCTGTAGAGGAGGTGGCATTGG GTTCCAAGGAGGAGGACTTCCGCCTGCCTTACATGAGCCACCAGCAGCTGCCTGCAGGGATCCTGCCCATGGTGCCTGAGGTGGCTCAAGCAGTCGGGGCCTGCCAAGGATCCCAGGCCAAGGACTACAGTCGAGCTTTGCCCAACCCAGGAAAGGCCACAATCACTGCCATGATTGCCAATGAGCTGCTTTATGCAGGGACATCCCTGACTGCTGAGACTATCCTtaagaacaaaaataacatgACCCAGCTACCCCACGGACCCCTCACCAGGCCCTCGGAACAACTCAGCTTTCTTGCATCCGTGCAGGGCCTGCAG GTGGAATACAAAGATTTTCCTAAAAACAATAAGAACGAGTTTGTGTCATTGATTAACTGCTCCTCCCAGCCCCCGCTCATCAGTCATGGGATTGGGAAAGATGTAGAATCCTGTCATGATAtg GCTGCTCTGAATATATTGAAGTTGCTCTCTGAGTTGGACCAGCAGTTAAATGAGAGAACAGGAAATGGACCAGTCTCTGG GTGTGGCAAGCAGGAGATCGAAGGTGATCTGCACCTCAAACAGGCTAACTCAAGCACATTGGCACAGACGCTGGATGGCACTGTTTAG
- the rdh20 gene encoding retinol dehydrogenase 10-B: MIFLMDLQMMLLDVIYFMLRNTVRIFLRPRTKPIDGELVLITGSGGGLGRLFAQEFTKHGAEVVLWDINSSSNEQTAKLVREMGGKAYTYTVDVTNREDVYRNAELVRKDLGRDVTILVNNAGVVAGQRMLDCPDELMERTMKVNCHALFWTVKAFLPQMKAQNHGHIVTIASVLGLFSTACVEDYCASKFAAVGFHESLAHELLAEEIEGVKTTLVCPYIVDTGMFEGCKIREEVELLLPPLDPQYCVEQAMNAILIDQPLVCIPRLTYLPVISRALLPWESNVVTYRFMGSDKCMYPFIDTMKKQVKNGVTKVVL, translated from the exons ATGATTTTTCTAATGGACCTCCAGATGATGCTACTAGATGTGATTTACTTCATGCTGCGCAATACTGTTCGCATCTTCCTGCGTCCACGTACCAAGCCCATTGACGGTGAGCTGGTGCTGATCACCGGATCAGGTGGTGGCCTGGGTCGTCTCTTTGCTCAGGAGTTCACCAAGCATGGGGCAGAAGTGGTGCTGTGGGACATCAACAGCAGCTCCAATGAGCAGACAGCCAAGCTGGTGCGTGAGATGGGGGGTAAGGCATACACCTACACAGTGGATGTGACCAACAGGGAGGATGTGTATCGCAATGCAGAACTTGTGCGGAAGGATCTGGGCCGGGATGTTACAATACTGGTGAACAACGCTGGAGTGGTGGCTGGGCAGCGCATGTTGGACTGTCCAGATGAATTGATGGAGAGGACCATGAAGGTCAACTGCCATGCCCTCTTCTGG acAGTGAAGGCCTTCCTCCCACAAATGAAGGCCCAGAATCACGGACACATCGTGACGATCGCCAGCGTCCTTGGCCTCTTCAGCACAGCTTGTGTCGAG GATTACTGCGCTAGTAAGTTTGCTGCAGTGGGTTTCCATGAGTCTCTGGCCCATGAGTTGCTGGCTGAGGAGATTGAAGGAGTGAAGACTACTCTTGTGTGCCCCTACATCGTGGACACAGGCATGTTTGAGGGCTGCAAGATACG GGAGGAAGTGGAACTGCTCCTACCTCCCCTGGATCCCCAGTACTGTGTTGAGCAGGCCATGAACGCCATCCTGATAGACCAGCCGTTGGTGTGCATCCCACGTCTCACCTACCTGCCTGTCATCTCCAGAGC GTTGCTGCCGTGGGAATCCAATGTGGTTACGTACCGTTTCATGGGGTCTGACAAATGCATGTATCCCTTCATTGATACCATGaagaaacaagtgaaaaatggTGTCACTAAAGTTGTATTGTAA
- the si:dkey-7k24.5 gene encoding somatomedin-B and thrombospondin type-1 domain-containing protein, which yields MTVWRSSSVTLVCLGVFLFLVCSCQSACREAGLCCTGRDPSCISKGWRSDRSYGNCYCDQACVSTLDCCHDYETACPAVSCLVSEWTEWSGCAEPCRATVRRRSRTILQEPLNAGKPCPHLEEHAGCAEYWSQQGHCHNSLVPALITTGGYGNARKKRDIPDSSDIIGYCVQFQLTSMTKGCQQSAGPHTRWMQYLREGHHVCVECQPPALTAGQKHCAGDGEENHEEGRRQSLQWQAVGNPQCRGVWRRVGRLEACSCPTAHSFLFI from the exons ATGACAGTCTGGAGGAGCAGCTCTGTCACTTTGGTTTGtcttggtgtgtttttattccttgTCTGTTCGTGCCAGTCAGCCTGTCGGGAAGCGGGGCTGTGCTGCACCGGCCGGGACCCATCATGCATCAGTAAAGGATGGAGATCTGACCGATCATATGGCAACTGCTACTGCGACCAAGCCTGTGTGTCCACCCTGGACTGCTGCCATGACTATGAGACAGCCTGCCCAG CTGTGTCCTGTTTGGTGAGTGAGTGGACGGAGTGGTCGGGCTGTGCTGAGCCCTGCAGGGCCACAGTCCGCAGGCGGAGCAGGACTATCCTGCAGGAGCCGCTCAATGCGGGCAAACCCTGTCCACATCTGGAGGAGCATGCCGGCTGTGCAGAGTACTGGTCTCAGCAAGGACACTGTCACAATTCACTTG TCCCAGCACTTATTACCACGGGTGGCTATGGCAACGCCAGGAAGAAACGAGACATCCCTGACAGCAGCGATATTATAGg gTATTGTGTCCAGTTTCAGTTGACCTCTATGACAAAAGGATGCCAGCAGAGTGCAGGCCCACACACTCGATGGATGCAGTACCTGAGGGAGGGTCACCATGTGTGTGTCGAGTGCCAGCCGCCTGCTCTCACTGCCGGACAGAAACACTGTGCtggagatggagaggaaaaCCATGAGGAGGGCAG AAGACAGTCTCTCCAGTGGCAGGCAGTGGGAAACCCTCAATGCAGGGGTGTGTGGAGACGTGTGGGGAGGCTGGAGGCCTGCTCTTGCCCAACAGCCCACAGCTTCCTCTTCATCTga
- the stau1 gene encoding double-stranded RNA-binding protein Staufen homolog 1 isoform X2, giving the protein MSQLQFQCPASPMPAASAPLQLGQPQPGYSIPCASGTLPSESASQPIRSSALPAGSATPYNTTTVSNMANPKEKTPMCLVNELARFNKIQPEYKLLCEQGPAHSKIFSVRLTLGDQHWEAEGTSIKKAQHSAAASALAETTLPKPTMRTPRNTGKNPDGMTHTMELNALCMKLGKKPMFKPIDPYPGMRPPNFNYNVRAPGPYQRSMQQYYYPFPPVGPMLYHMELSIGGQQFIGKGRTRQLAKHDAAAKAMKVLQKEPILQQLPVMNGEPEEENLNKSEISQVFEIALKRNLPVNFEVLKEEGPPHMKSFVVRVTVGEFTGEGEGKSKKIAKKLAAAAVLGELKRLPHIPSVEKTLPRIKKKPKSIIKLQTSPEYGQGMNPISRLAQIQQAKKEKEPEYSMVTERGLPRRREFVMQVTVCGQSAEGMGPSKKVAKRNAAEKMLELLGYKVPQPQPPKPALKTDEKTPVKKPGDGRKVTFFEPGSVEEVALGSKEEDFRLPYMSHQQLPAGILPMVPEVAQAVGACQGSQAKDYSRALPNPGKATITAMIANELLYAGTSLTAETILKNKNNMTQLPHGPLTRPSEQLSFLASVQGLQVEYKDFPKNNKNEFVSLINCSSQPPLISHGIGKDVESCHDMAALNILKLLSELDQQLNERTGNGPVSGCGKQEIEGDLHLKQANSSTLAQTLDGTV; this is encoded by the exons ATGTCCCAGCTCCAGTTTCAGTGTCCGGCTAGCCCCATGCCCGCTGCTTCTGCCCCACTGCAGCTGGGGCAGCCACAGCCTGGCTACAGCATCCCTTGTGCCTCAGGCACACTACCCTCGGAGAGCGCCAGCCAGCCCATCAGGAGCTCCGCTCTCCCTGCGGGCTCAGCCACTCCCTACAATACCACCACAG taTCTAACATGGCAAACCCTAAAGAGAAGACCCCCATGTGTTTGGTGAATGAGTTAGCCCGTTTCAACAAGATCCAACCTGAATATAAGCTACTTTGTGAGCAAGGACCAGCTCACTCCAAG ATTTTCTCAGTGAGGCTCACACTGGGAGATCAGCACTGGGAGGCAGAGGGGACCAGCATCAAGAAAGCCCAGCATTCCGCTGCTGCATCTGCCCTCGCTGAGACGACACTCCCCAAGCCCACCATGAGGACACCCCGCAACACAGGCAAGAACCCAG ATGGCATGACACATACCATGGAGTTGAATGCACTATGTATGAAGCTTGGTAAGAAGCCTATGTTTAAACCCATCGACCCATACCCGGGCATGAGACCACCAAACTTCAACTACAATGTCCGGGCTCCAGGGCCTTACCAGCGCTCTATGCAACA GTACTACTATCCGTTTCCACCAGTTGGACCAATGTTATACCACATGGAGCTATCCATCGGAGGCCAGCAGTTTATTGGGAAAGGACGCACGCGGCAGTTAGCCAAACATGACGCTGCTGCCAAGGCCATGAAAGTTCTGCAGAAAGAGCCAATATTGCAACAGTTGCCAGTG ATGAATGGAGAGCCCGAGGAAGAGAATCTCAACAAATCAGAAATCAGTCAAGTGTTTGAAATTGCACTAAAGCGCAACTTACCTGTAAACTTTGAG GTTTTAAAGGAAGAAGGCCCCCCACACATGAAGAGTTTTGTGGTGCGTGTTACAGTCGGGGAGTTCACTGGAGAGGGCGAGGGAAAGAGTAAAAAGATTGCCAAGaagctggcagcagcagcagtgctggGGGAGTTGAAGAGGCTACCCCATATACCCAGTGTGGAAAAGACGCTGCCACGCATCAAGAAGAAACCCAAATCCATCATCAAG CTGCAGACCAGCCCAGAATACGGTCAGGGTATGAACCCCATCAGCCGTCTGGCTCAGATCCAGCAGGCCAAGAAGGAGAAGGAGCCAGAGTACAGCATGGTGACAGAGAGAGGTCTACCGCGGCGCCGGGAGTTCGTCATGCAG GTGACAGTGTGTGGCCAGTCTGCAGAGGGTATGGGACCTAGCAAAAAGGTGGCCAAGAGGAACGCAGCAGAGAAAATGCTGGAGCTCTTGGGATATAAAGTGCCTCAGCCTCAACCCCCCAAACCGGCACTCAAAACTGATGAGAAG ACCCCTGTAAAAAAACCTGGTGATGGGCGCAAAGTGACCTTCTTTGAACCTGGCTCTGTAGAGGAGGTGGCATTGG GTTCCAAGGAGGAGGACTTCCGCCTGCCTTACATGAGCCACCAGCAGCTGCCTGCAGGGATCCTGCCCATGGTGCCTGAGGTGGCTCAAGCAGTCGGGGCCTGCCAAGGATCCCAGGCCAAGGACTACAGTCGAGCTTTGCCCAACCCAGGAAAGGCCACAATCACTGCCATGATTGCCAATGAGCTGCTTTATGCAGGGACATCCCTGACTGCTGAGACTATCCTtaagaacaaaaataacatgACCCAGCTACCCCACGGACCCCTCACCAGGCCCTCGGAACAACTCAGCTTTCTTGCATCCGTGCAGGGCCTGCAG GTGGAATACAAAGATTTTCCTAAAAACAATAAGAACGAGTTTGTGTCATTGATTAACTGCTCCTCCCAGCCCCCGCTCATCAGTCATGGGATTGGGAAAGATGTAGAATCCTGTCATGATAtg GCTGCTCTGAATATATTGAAGTTGCTCTCTGAGTTGGACCAGCAGTTAAATGAGAGAACAGGAAATGGACCAGTCTCTGG GTGTGGCAAGCAGGAGATCGAAGGTGATCTGCACCTCAAACAGGCTAACTCAAGCACATTGGCACAGACGCTGGATGGCACTGTTTAG
- the stau1 gene encoding double-stranded RNA-binding protein Staufen homolog 1 isoform X4: MSQLQFQCPASPMPAASAPLQLGQPQPGYSIPCASGTLPSESASQPIRSSALPAGSATPYNTTTVSNMANPKEKTPMCLVNELARFNKIQPEYKLLCEQGPAHSKIFSVRLTLGDQHWEAEGTSIKKAQHSAAASALAETTLPKPTMRTPRNTDGMTHTMELNALCMKLGKKPMFKPIDPYPGMRPPNFNYNVRAPGPYQRSMQQYYYPFPPVGPMLYHMELSIGGQQFIGKGRTRQLAKHDAAAKAMKVLQKEPILQQLPVMNGEPEEENLNKSEISQVFEIALKRNLPVNFEVLKEEGPPHMKSFVVRVTVGEFTGEGEGKSKKIAKKLAAAAVLGELKRLPHIPSVEKTLPRIKKKPKSIIKLQTSPEYGQGMNPISRLAQIQQAKKEKEPEYSMVTERGLPRRREFVMQVTVCGQSAEGMGPSKKVAKRNAAEKMLELLGYKVPQPQPPKPALKTDEKTPVKKPGDGRKVTFFEPGSVEEVALGSKEEDFRLPYMSHQQLPAGILPMVPEVAQAVGACQGSQAKDYSRALPNPGKATITAMIANELLYAGTSLTAETILKNKNNMTQLPHGPLTRPSEQLSFLASVQGLQVEYKDFPKNNKNEFVSLINCSSQPPLISHGIGKDVESCHDMAALNILKLLSELDQQLNERTGNGPVSGCGKQEIEGDLHLKQANSSTLAQTLDGTV, encoded by the exons ATGTCCCAGCTCCAGTTTCAGTGTCCGGCTAGCCCCATGCCCGCTGCTTCTGCCCCACTGCAGCTGGGGCAGCCACAGCCTGGCTACAGCATCCCTTGTGCCTCAGGCACACTACCCTCGGAGAGCGCCAGCCAGCCCATCAGGAGCTCCGCTCTCCCTGCGGGCTCAGCCACTCCCTACAATACCACCACAG taTCTAACATGGCAAACCCTAAAGAGAAGACCCCCATGTGTTTGGTGAATGAGTTAGCCCGTTTCAACAAGATCCAACCTGAATATAAGCTACTTTGTGAGCAAGGACCAGCTCACTCCAAG ATTTTCTCAGTGAGGCTCACACTGGGAGATCAGCACTGGGAGGCAGAGGGGACCAGCATCAAGAAAGCCCAGCATTCCGCTGCTGCATCTGCCCTCGCTGAGACGACACTCCCCAAGCCCACCATGAGGACACCCCGCAACACAG ATGGCATGACACATACCATGGAGTTGAATGCACTATGTATGAAGCTTGGTAAGAAGCCTATGTTTAAACCCATCGACCCATACCCGGGCATGAGACCACCAAACTTCAACTACAATGTCCGGGCTCCAGGGCCTTACCAGCGCTCTATGCAACA GTACTACTATCCGTTTCCACCAGTTGGACCAATGTTATACCACATGGAGCTATCCATCGGAGGCCAGCAGTTTATTGGGAAAGGACGCACGCGGCAGTTAGCCAAACATGACGCTGCTGCCAAGGCCATGAAAGTTCTGCAGAAAGAGCCAATATTGCAACAGTTGCCAGTG ATGAATGGAGAGCCCGAGGAAGAGAATCTCAACAAATCAGAAATCAGTCAAGTGTTTGAAATTGCACTAAAGCGCAACTTACCTGTAAACTTTGAG GTTTTAAAGGAAGAAGGCCCCCCACACATGAAGAGTTTTGTGGTGCGTGTTACAGTCGGGGAGTTCACTGGAGAGGGCGAGGGAAAGAGTAAAAAGATTGCCAAGaagctggcagcagcagcagtgctggGGGAGTTGAAGAGGCTACCCCATATACCCAGTGTGGAAAAGACGCTGCCACGCATCAAGAAGAAACCCAAATCCATCATCAAG CTGCAGACCAGCCCAGAATACGGTCAGGGTATGAACCCCATCAGCCGTCTGGCTCAGATCCAGCAGGCCAAGAAGGAGAAGGAGCCAGAGTACAGCATGGTGACAGAGAGAGGTCTACCGCGGCGCCGGGAGTTCGTCATGCAG GTGACAGTGTGTGGCCAGTCTGCAGAGGGTATGGGACCTAGCAAAAAGGTGGCCAAGAGGAACGCAGCAGAGAAAATGCTGGAGCTCTTGGGATATAAAGTGCCTCAGCCTCAACCCCCCAAACCGGCACTCAAAACTGATGAGAAG ACCCCTGTAAAAAAACCTGGTGATGGGCGCAAAGTGACCTTCTTTGAACCTGGCTCTGTAGAGGAGGTGGCATTGG GTTCCAAGGAGGAGGACTTCCGCCTGCCTTACATGAGCCACCAGCAGCTGCCTGCAGGGATCCTGCCCATGGTGCCTGAGGTGGCTCAAGCAGTCGGGGCCTGCCAAGGATCCCAGGCCAAGGACTACAGTCGAGCTTTGCCCAACCCAGGAAAGGCCACAATCACTGCCATGATTGCCAATGAGCTGCTTTATGCAGGGACATCCCTGACTGCTGAGACTATCCTtaagaacaaaaataacatgACCCAGCTACCCCACGGACCCCTCACCAGGCCCTCGGAACAACTCAGCTTTCTTGCATCCGTGCAGGGCCTGCAG GTGGAATACAAAGATTTTCCTAAAAACAATAAGAACGAGTTTGTGTCATTGATTAACTGCTCCTCCCAGCCCCCGCTCATCAGTCATGGGATTGGGAAAGATGTAGAATCCTGTCATGATAtg GCTGCTCTGAATATATTGAAGTTGCTCTCTGAGTTGGACCAGCAGTTAAATGAGAGAACAGGAAATGGACCAGTCTCTGG GTGTGGCAAGCAGGAGATCGAAGGTGATCTGCACCTCAAACAGGCTAACTCAAGCACATTGGCACAGACGCTGGATGGCACTGTTTAG
- the stau1 gene encoding double-stranded RNA-binding protein Staufen homolog 1 isoform X1, which produces MSQLQFQCPASPMPAASAPLQLGQPQPGYSIPCASGTLPSESASQPIRSSALPAGSATPYNTTTVSNMANPKEKTPMCLVNELARFNKIQPEYKLLCEQGPAHSKIFSVRLTLGDQHWEAEGTSIKKAQHSAAASALAETTLPKPTMRTPRNTGKNPADGMTHTMELNALCMKLGKKPMFKPIDPYPGMRPPNFNYNVRAPGPYQRSMQQYYYPFPPVGPMLYHMELSIGGQQFIGKGRTRQLAKHDAAAKAMKVLQKEPILQQLPVMNGEPEEENLNKSEISQVFEIALKRNLPVNFEVLKEEGPPHMKSFVVRVTVGEFTGEGEGKSKKIAKKLAAAAVLGELKRLPHIPSVEKTLPRIKKKPKSIIKLQTSPEYGQGMNPISRLAQIQQAKKEKEPEYSMVTERGLPRRREFVMQVTVCGQSAEGMGPSKKVAKRNAAEKMLELLGYKVPQPQPPKPALKTDEKTPVKKPGDGRKVTFFEPGSVEEVALGSKEEDFRLPYMSHQQLPAGILPMVPEVAQAVGACQGSQAKDYSRALPNPGKATITAMIANELLYAGTSLTAETILKNKNNMTQLPHGPLTRPSEQLSFLASVQGLQVEYKDFPKNNKNEFVSLINCSSQPPLISHGIGKDVESCHDMAALNILKLLSELDQQLNERTGNGPVSGCGKQEIEGDLHLKQANSSTLAQTLDGTV; this is translated from the exons ATGTCCCAGCTCCAGTTTCAGTGTCCGGCTAGCCCCATGCCCGCTGCTTCTGCCCCACTGCAGCTGGGGCAGCCACAGCCTGGCTACAGCATCCCTTGTGCCTCAGGCACACTACCCTCGGAGAGCGCCAGCCAGCCCATCAGGAGCTCCGCTCTCCCTGCGGGCTCAGCCACTCCCTACAATACCACCACAG taTCTAACATGGCAAACCCTAAAGAGAAGACCCCCATGTGTTTGGTGAATGAGTTAGCCCGTTTCAACAAGATCCAACCTGAATATAAGCTACTTTGTGAGCAAGGACCAGCTCACTCCAAG ATTTTCTCAGTGAGGCTCACACTGGGAGATCAGCACTGGGAGGCAGAGGGGACCAGCATCAAGAAAGCCCAGCATTCCGCTGCTGCATCTGCCCTCGCTGAGACGACACTCCCCAAGCCCACCATGAGGACACCCCGCAACACAGGCAAGAACCCAG CAGATGGCATGACACATACCATGGAGTTGAATGCACTATGTATGAAGCTTGGTAAGAAGCCTATGTTTAAACCCATCGACCCATACCCGGGCATGAGACCACCAAACTTCAACTACAATGTCCGGGCTCCAGGGCCTTACCAGCGCTCTATGCAACA GTACTACTATCCGTTTCCACCAGTTGGACCAATGTTATACCACATGGAGCTATCCATCGGAGGCCAGCAGTTTATTGGGAAAGGACGCACGCGGCAGTTAGCCAAACATGACGCTGCTGCCAAGGCCATGAAAGTTCTGCAGAAAGAGCCAATATTGCAACAGTTGCCAGTG ATGAATGGAGAGCCCGAGGAAGAGAATCTCAACAAATCAGAAATCAGTCAAGTGTTTGAAATTGCACTAAAGCGCAACTTACCTGTAAACTTTGAG GTTTTAAAGGAAGAAGGCCCCCCACACATGAAGAGTTTTGTGGTGCGTGTTACAGTCGGGGAGTTCACTGGAGAGGGCGAGGGAAAGAGTAAAAAGATTGCCAAGaagctggcagcagcagcagtgctggGGGAGTTGAAGAGGCTACCCCATATACCCAGTGTGGAAAAGACGCTGCCACGCATCAAGAAGAAACCCAAATCCATCATCAAG CTGCAGACCAGCCCAGAATACGGTCAGGGTATGAACCCCATCAGCCGTCTGGCTCAGATCCAGCAGGCCAAGAAGGAGAAGGAGCCAGAGTACAGCATGGTGACAGAGAGAGGTCTACCGCGGCGCCGGGAGTTCGTCATGCAG GTGACAGTGTGTGGCCAGTCTGCAGAGGGTATGGGACCTAGCAAAAAGGTGGCCAAGAGGAACGCAGCAGAGAAAATGCTGGAGCTCTTGGGATATAAAGTGCCTCAGCCTCAACCCCCCAAACCGGCACTCAAAACTGATGAGAAG ACCCCTGTAAAAAAACCTGGTGATGGGCGCAAAGTGACCTTCTTTGAACCTGGCTCTGTAGAGGAGGTGGCATTGG GTTCCAAGGAGGAGGACTTCCGCCTGCCTTACATGAGCCACCAGCAGCTGCCTGCAGGGATCCTGCCCATGGTGCCTGAGGTGGCTCAAGCAGTCGGGGCCTGCCAAGGATCCCAGGCCAAGGACTACAGTCGAGCTTTGCCCAACCCAGGAAAGGCCACAATCACTGCCATGATTGCCAATGAGCTGCTTTATGCAGGGACATCCCTGACTGCTGAGACTATCCTtaagaacaaaaataacatgACCCAGCTACCCCACGGACCCCTCACCAGGCCCTCGGAACAACTCAGCTTTCTTGCATCCGTGCAGGGCCTGCAG GTGGAATACAAAGATTTTCCTAAAAACAATAAGAACGAGTTTGTGTCATTGATTAACTGCTCCTCCCAGCCCCCGCTCATCAGTCATGGGATTGGGAAAGATGTAGAATCCTGTCATGATAtg GCTGCTCTGAATATATTGAAGTTGCTCTCTGAGTTGGACCAGCAGTTAAATGAGAGAACAGGAAATGGACCAGTCTCTGG GTGTGGCAAGCAGGAGATCGAAGGTGATCTGCACCTCAAACAGGCTAACTCAAGCACATTGGCACAGACGCTGGATGGCACTGTTTAG